The window tttggCTCTATCATGTACTAATATCATGTACTAAGATCTACTTTCATTATATCAGTAATACCAATCTATTTTGGATTTAGAAAAAGATTCACATTTGGATCACATTAACCCTGTAACCAATATTGTAggattatatttaaacttatccaaaaaaaaaacccaCTCACCTAGATCTACAATCTATTcgtaataaatattattgtaatcCTATATACTTTaaccttttttaaaatatattattataatcttgACTAgtagtataatataattaagatgGTTTAAATGGTAGTTTTTGtaagaataaattatcatttattcaaataaagagttatatatcgaaaattaaattataaaataatataaaaaaaatcaaaataactaaataaaaatttaaatgttaaataatataatacttttgaaaaattcaaattttaagaaaaaatttcaacaatcttataaattttttagagTGACTCCAAAGATCTGTAACAACGAGTGTTGAAATAAAACAAACCGAACAAATCAATTAAACGATGTCGGaagaatctctaccaaatattttGAACGGTAATGAAAATTGCCATTGACCAAGGGTTGATAAACAACGTTAATAAATGTTTTGACAAGTGATAATTGACTATCTATATGTATGGTAAAAAAAGTGAGAaaactcataaaaataataaaataatacctATAAAAAGGCCTTCAACTGAAAAGTTTCATTTTAGTGActcttaattagaaaaattaaaaacaacttCAAATTTGACAACTTTGTCTTCTTTGCTAAGAAAGGGATATGCACGAACTCGAAAAATGATCACAAAGACAATCTAGGTATGAAGAGCAAATCACCTACCAACCGCTTAGaatattattcgaattataaaacttttggaatgaaaattttgatcttattaaaaaatgttgCATCTAACCGAACACAACATCAATTAAATTTGAGCCTTAGAAAAGACAAGACATACTccgattttaaaaaatcaaagaaatgacgaccaaaaaaaattaaaaaaattgagttttcaatttaaattagatatattttttttgttagaaaaaaaacCTATATTTTTTAGTAGGCTCTCAATATAAAAGTATTGTTTTGAAAACCACCATTatcattcttattaattaaaactagtATGTATATGTGCATTtgcacaaataataatataaaaaaatatgaaaaaatattacgataaaaatgcgatagcatttttaattttatttttaaccgttttaagtttatgggcaggtcaacccacaatccgactcaagtattcatttactctcacattgcagaacgatctctaaaagaattgatacagtttgattctTCAACTCAATTAATTTAACCTCTAGCGTCCACTTCTTCCCTATACTACGAGTGAAAGgaaaaatgtaaagactaccattaaagtagcctagacgagacttactatatccatatgaattatgtcccatatctctataaatataacGAAATTCTTTCATTATtactcactaataatagtgaaatctatagcgcaGAGTCAAAACAGAATTATGAcggattaaaaactattgatgaaccaccacgttcataaaatttggtgttgaatttaaaatataaattgttataagtttagttggttaaatggttgcacttgttttgttatgttgcaagttcgaaccatacctatagcattttttattttatttttaaccgttttaagtttatgggcgagtaaacccacaatccgatccaaatattcatttactctcacatatatatccaaattaaccaccgctctcgacccggcaatccggacattttaaaaattaagcatcattatatataaaaaatttatgaattaactATTTCATTTATGAACTTCATAGTAATAGAAATACATGTCCTACCTAGACCTTGCTATCCTCTTGCCTAACAGACAAAGATTTACCTCCGTGGAAAGGATGATTCATTCGGATCGACATGAAAGTCCAACTATATTGCATTGCCagaatccaagttgtatatttgaAAAAGGTTGACCCCCTTACTtctcatatatatttgaaaataaaaaatgtaatattttcaaaatttatcataaaccttaatattaattttaattatctttatgATAAAGATATATGATtcacaaaatatataacaatcttCATCCGCCAAttgatgtaatatatataattccctTAACATTCATcaaattcatcaaattaagTTGATTTACACATCCTCGTACAAATCAAAACAACCCTGGCCagtaattttttcttaattcattCATCAAAGTTTGTCaacttcaaaataattatcaacTTTTTCATTTGATCTaaacatgtttttatattttcaggATCATGGCCAACTTATTTCCCTTTATGTTGTTGATATTGCTCGCGTACTCGAGCGTGAGCGAATGCATAAACTCGACCAATTCAGGCTCGATTACATACAAAGGCCTTCGTTGTCGGAAGTATAGTGCGGTTTTGACTGATTTTGGCGGTAAAGGCGATGGAGTAACTTTAAACACACAAGCTTTTCAAAAGGCCATTGACAAGCTAAGCATTTTAGCTAAACATGGTGGAGCTCAATTGATTGTCCCACCCGGAAAGTGGCTCACCGGAAGCTTTAATCTTACGAGCTTCTTTACTCTATATATTCACAAGGATGCGGTTATTCTTGGATCTCCGGTAATGATCATACTCAAATTAGTGAAATTATGTACTAAATTGCGAAAAATTATggtctaaaaataaaaataaaatctcaatttcttagttataattttttttttctttgatcaTTTTCTCGAACAGAATGAGTCGGATTGGCCTTTAATTGCTCCGTTGCCATCCTATGGGGTGGGAAGAGATACTCCCGGTCCGAGGTTCGCAAGTCTTATATTCGGTACAAACCTAACCGACGTTATCATTACAGGTTAGTTCAAAAGACTTTTTTTCTATTCAAGTTGGATCTAGATCTAGATCAAATTGTGtttgaaaacataaatgagttaaatacattcataaattattaatatatattctagtCTATATCTCTTTTCATACCcaaatttaaaaagattttgtgttcaatattttttttataaataatttgtgataATAATGTTCAATGATTAATAGGTGGGAATGGAACAATTGATGGCCAAGGAAAAACATGGTGGACAAATTTCAGGGGGGGCAAACTAAAAAACACAAGGCCATACCTAATAGAGATTATGCACTCGAAAAATGTCCAAATTTCTAACCTTGTTCTCGTTGATTCTCCTTCATGGAACGTTCATCCTATTTACTGCACCAACGTAATCATCGAACAATTAACAATTCGTGCACCTATTGATTCTCCAAACACTGACGGGATTAACCCAGGTTAGTTGTCCATGGTTTCAAAATCTATATTTCAGAATTTGATTTGATCTAAACatgcatgtatatatatatattatttattgaaagatcattcttcttattttaatagatcaattttatttagttagtttttattttgtacataaatatgttagatttgttatgatatattaattaatggatAAATCTAAACTATAACTTTGTTATTTAGGTcaatattatcaaaattcaagaaaaaaatgTCTTTAATGTTTCTTTAATGTTGTttgatgtgttttttttataataaattctctTTTATCACATATTCAGATTCATGCACAAATGTCCGAATAGTCGACAACTACATTGTCTCTGGCGACGATTGCGTATCGGTGAAAAGCGGTTGGGATCAATATGGTATCAAATACAACAAGTCTTCGGAACACATTATCATCCGCCGTCTCACTTGCATTTCCCCCGACAGCGCTGCTGTGGCCCTCGGAAGTGAAATGTCGGGAGGAATTCAAGACGTTAGGATTGAAGATACCGTGGCTATTAATACACAATCAGCTATAAGAATTAAAACAGGCTTAGGAAGAGGTGGATTtgttaaaaacatatttgttaAAGGAATGAATCTCACTACTATGAAATATGTGTTTTGGATAACTGGAAATTACGGGTCTCATCCCGATAatggatttaatccaaatgcTATGCCGGTGATAAAGGGAATCCATTATGGGGATGTCGTCGCGGTTAATGTAACTCAAACTGCAAATCTTGCCGGAATACCTAAGGGCACGTTTAAGGACATTTGTTTGTCGAATGTGCATGTTGAGTTGGCTAAGAAACCGAAGAAGATCCAATGGAATTGCACAAATGTTGAAGGGGTGAGTAACAATGTGACACCTCAACCATGTGGAATGTTAGCCGCCAAGGGACCAACTAAGTGTGATTTTCCGACCAAGTCATTGTGGATTGATGGTATGATGTTAAAGACTTGTTCTATTGTTCTTGGACCGCATAATGTCTaagaattattttcttttgctCTCTCTACTATTTTCTTTGCGACTATATAAAGAGTTGTTAtaccaaataaacaaatgtactaatttataaaattaaaaagtacttgaattattttaaagtcTTTTATGTTACAAACGTTGTACTGGATTAAATCATCTTATGAAACTCCATAAGTGTCGAAGATTGATGGCCTAAAATTTTCTACTTGGGTTTCTTGATTAATTTCTTTACACTTCGTTCTAACATAATTTTTGAGATACAGTGTTATTTTAAGTATCCATTATCACAAGTTTTGAAAGAACTAATTAATTGACACAAatacttaacaaaaacaaatagagTTATTTAGGTCAGGAGAATGGTAGGAAATTCTCCTCCCGATCAATCAAAGAACTGagaaataatattgatttattcTGCATTCTCGAGAATTTAAGAGTTAGATAATATGTTAGACAATGTGTTTgtattttatgttttcttatttttcatgttttaagacttttttattttattttcacatgttaataaaattagaaaaatgataCATATCTATACTGGACCAGCGACTTCTATACTGGACCAGCGACTGGCCTAGCGATAGCGACTGGCCTAGCGATTATCTACGTGGCGCGGACAgggtgaaattaaaaaaataaaataatttctctctttctccctcactgattaattaatttatctcttctcaTCTCtagctaattaatttatttaaacactaaattctaaactctaaaaccctaaatcttaaactagggtttaggatttatgttttatttaaacatattattaaaatattaaatgtaagAGTTTATTGTAAATGGCTGAGTTATTTTACCCGTTAAATcgttaaatgagagataataaatatcaaataaatgagtaaaataataatcgtgagaataaagataaatgagataaattaatttatagagatagagagagaaattatttaataagaggagaAATAATATTATGTGATTAAGCGtgtcttaattattattatatttttatttatttattaattctacATATCAGCCACGTAGACCATCGCTCCCCAGTCTGCCTCCCAGTAGAGATATGTATCATTCTtcgtaaaattattatttagttaaaacggttttaatcaatttttaatatacatatactatttaaaaaaccaaaactaaaaaaaattaaagtacgGATGTAAATCATGTAACAATTAGGATATGagtttgaaaacaaaatattataaatttatttaaaatcattttatttatttatttttgttaaaatatctaattgaaataaaataatattatgaattatatattataaaaaaattaataatatttctcGGTTTAAACTCTTtggaataaatttattatttataaatcagtTCTTAGTTAAgctttcaaatattttcaaaatatcttaTTTCGTAAGTCGATATGTCCGAGTGGTTAAGGAGACAGACTCGAAATCTGTTGGGCTTTGCCTGCGCAGGTTCGAATCCTGCTGTCGAcggtttttcaatttattttttttagggtttCGATTCATTCAAAAGGTCTTACAAACTATATATAGATTCATAGGTGGTCAGATTTGCATGATTTTCGCCTAATGTGGCgatcaagaaagaaagaatgaatCGAGATAGTGAAGAATCTGAAGATTCATGGATGATCTGACTTCAAATTGAAGAGCATTTTGTGATTGTTGTTAGATTTGCGTAATTGAGCGAAAGAATGAAATGAGAAGATTCATGGATGAGCTAAATTGAATCTGGTCTGTCCCAGCCTTGTTGATGTTTTCCTCTATATCAGGTACGTTCATCGGATCTCGTTCAACTGAAGAAATTTCGAGCTTATACATATTGTATTTTGCATTCGATTGTTGTTAGGTTTAATGTTCATATTATTGGTAGAAGCTGAATGAATCATCTTTTATGTATGATACATTAGCAAGTATATGTTGATTTGTTCCCTTGATGATTCATCTTAAATAATTATGCATTTGTTTCTATTCCCAATTTGAAGTTACGATATCAATTTCTGGTTCAACATTGCAGGTGAAGAATAAACTAAAAACCCTAAAAGTGGCTTCTGCATACTGCCATTGCTGAGATTGACAGTTGGAGATTCACTAAGAAACTTGTTTCATAGTAAATTGCAGTATGAATCTCAGGGTATTCCTATGGACATTGGGTGTATCTTTTGCAGTCTTCATGTTTCTAGATTATTCTGAGTTTCCTTATGGAAGATTCTTCTCATCCCTATTATCCACTACCAAAGTAGAACCAGATTATGTTTTGTTGGATAATTCCACCAAATTAATCAATCAAGAGAATGTAAGTAGAGGTAGTAAGTAATATATCACATTTGACCTGAAAAATAATGAAGAGCCTTTTCTATTTGTATTTGATTGatgaaacatttttatttttattttcaggtTCAAGAACCCAGTTCGTCTCTATTGCTAACATGTCGTTGCATGACGTAGATACGAGAAATAAGTCGCAAAATTTGTCATCAATTGCCAAGATGAACGCTCTGCTGCTATTGAGCCACTCTTCTCCTAGTTCAAAGGTGAGTTCATGATAGGTAACTAAATTTGGTTCATTAGTATTGGTTTTACTTGTGTTAAAATAAAAGGTGAGGCACACAATCATAGATACTCCAAAATAGAGATAATTATCAAGTTCCTAAATATGTGGATAATTACATTGTTCTCCCAATCTATATGCACTAGTGTAATTAACCCTAGActaatcttttataaatatataaactttccATCAAAGACATTTTCTTGGTCCATGTAGAATCTTTATTAGGTTTCAATCAAACCATGAATGTCATAATACAAGATTTTGGCCAGTGCCAATGGAAAGGGCTCCAAAGAAAAAAATTCCATGGTACGCCTACTTTGCAAGCTATTCCGCTGCCCTATTTTTTTCTCAGAAAATCTTGAAGTTGTAAAGATGGATTTCAATCCAATGACATGCGGATGGCTGTACAAAGTTGGTAGATACTCCAACATTGTTTTCCTTTGAAGCAGCAGTCCACGGCTATAGTAAAATTGCTTCTGCAAAGCATAAGTTTCCCCAATGGTTGGATCTGCAAAGGGGCAAGGTACCATTTATTGTTTCCAAACTCATCTTAGACCACCGCTTCCTTAGTAACCAAATTGATAGCAAAATCGGTATTAATTTTCTGAATCCTGTTGGAGGCATATCCCTTTAACTCTTTGTGTCTATTTTGCTACCACATATTTGGTAGGAGTAACATGGATGAAAAGCCATTCTTGCACTGCCTTGGCAATAACATAAGTAGACACAAAGTGCACAACTGTCCATTAAATAAAGTCGTTCTTCTAAAGTTCCAAATTGTCTAAATGAGAAGCATCCAGTCATGAGATATTGAGTATCTAGAGTCGAgtat is drawn from Impatiens glandulifera chromosome 3, dImpGla2.1, whole genome shotgun sequence and contains these coding sequences:
- the LOC124930566 gene encoding probable polygalacturonase, which codes for MANLFPFMLLILLAYSSVSECINSTNSGSITYKGLRCRKYSAVLTDFGGKGDGVTLNTQAFQKAIDKLSILAKHGGAQLIVPPGKWLTGSFNLTSFFTLYIHKDAVILGSPNESDWPLIAPLPSYGVGRDTPGPRFASLIFGTNLTDVIITGGNGTIDGQGKTWWTNFRGGKLKNTRPYLIEIMHSKNVQISNLVLVDSPSWNVHPIYCTNVIIEQLTIRAPIDSPNTDGINPDSCTNVRIVDNYIVSGDDCVSVKSGWDQYGIKYNKSSEHIIIRRLTCISPDSAAVALGSEMSGGIQDVRIEDTVAINTQSAIRIKTGLGRGGFVKNIFVKGMNLTTMKYVFWITGNYGSHPDNGFNPNAMPVIKGIHYGDVVAVNVTQTANLAGIPKGTFKDICLSNVHVELAKKPKKIQWNCTNVEGVSNNVTPQPCGMLAAKGPTKCDFPTKSLWIDGMMLKTCSIVLGPHNV